The genomic region GAGCCTCATTGAACGGGAGGAGATTTCCCGTGGGCTTGTCGCAAAGCAGTCATTTCTCACATCAAATCCCCTGTCATTGCGCGGGCAAATCGCCAGCCTCGCGCAACAAATGACAGGTCAGATTACGCCAAAACAGAGGGGGTTCCTTTGGGGCTTATTGCAGATATCGGCCTTTGATACTTTTCGCGCCAATGCCACTAGGCGCGAACTATCTCTTACAGAGGCAAACCAACACAGGCCTATCTGACCTAAGTGATTTACGCTGACCCGCTTGTTTGTTTTTTTACATCCCACGAAACGGATGCAAAAAGTGTCTCTTTCGCATGAGTAAGGTGTTCACGAAAGGCAGCCTCAGTCTTATCGAGATCGCCTGTTTCAAGAGCTGCGATGATTTTCAAGTGCTGCTCTGCCGCGTCGTGGTTGCGCTCCATCTCGTCGATCTTGTTCCAACGGTAATGGTAGTGAAAAACCAGAGAAACCAACTCAAAAAAATCGCGCACGAACCTGTTTCCAAATCCGTCGATCCAAATACGATGGAATTTTTCATCGAGACGCGGAAATTGTAAAAAGTCCCGCTCCATATTTTGTAACAGCAGAGTGTGTTCGGGTTTCAGGCAGATTGCCTTGTGGTGTTCATCTGGTCCTGCACCCAAAAACTGTAAGAATGCCTGATGTTCAAACATCTCTCGAACCGTAAATAGCTCTTCCGCGAAGTCACGGGTAAATCCATTCAAAATCCAATGCCGATTAGGCTTCTTTTCGATCAAACCAAAGCGCGAAAATCGTATCAGGAATTCGCGAACAACAGTCGAGTTGACTTCAAAGTGCTTGGCCAATTCGCTCTCAATAATTGCTTCACCAGGTACCAGTTCACCTGCAAAAATGTATTCCATAAAGAGTGATGACAGCCGTTCAACGTTAGAAGCCGTTTCTTCTTCAGGGAAATATTCATTAGCCTTAGGTTTACGCAGAACCGTTTTGGAACGACCGGTCCATCGGATGATATTTGCCGCCTGCAAACCGTTCAGAATGCCCCGCACAGTGGTCCGGCTAACATCCCATCTACGTGACAACGCAGTTTCAGTTGGTAAGTCGCCCCCAAGCTCAGTTTCACAGACCAGGTCCAAAGCACGATTATAGCCTTGGTTGTAGGTGCTGCTAGTTCGAGACATCTTCTAAAGCTCCCACTGGTTGTTCTGATCGAAATTCACGTAACGGTGTTTCGGCGTCCGTAGTAGCAAGTCTTAGGTTTGCATTCGACCCGAATTTCTAAAAGTGTCATGACCCGTCAACCAATCCAAGGCGTCTTTGCCGATCGACGCTTGGCTGCATCTAAAACCCTGTCGCACCTCCGCCGTCTACTAGCACGACCTGTCCGTTGATATAGCGTGCTGCTGGCGAGGCCAAGAAGGCGCAGCACCAGCCGATATCCTCAGGTTGCCCAAGATGGCCCATAGGAATTCGGCTCATGATTTTTTGTTGCCGGGCAGGATCACCTTTGGTCGCATTACGGTAGATATCAGTGTCAATCCAACCCGGGGCCACGCCGTTTACGCGAATACCACGCGCAGCAAATTCAGCCGAAAGCCCCCGCACTACTCCGTTGATCGCTGTTTTCGAAATTGTATAGCCAGAGACCATAGGTTGACCGATATAAGCCGTCATCGACGAAAGGAATTGCACTGTGCCGCCCCGCTCTTCGGCCAGCATCCGACGGATTACGTGTCGGCTCAACTCAAGCGCACCACGTACATGAACGTCGAAGACCTGATCAAAATCAGCCATCGTCTGGTCTTCAAATGGTTTTTTAAGGGTATTTCCAGCGTTGTTCACAAGGATATCAACGGGTCCCAAGTCAGCCTCAAAGGCGGCAATGGCGTCCATTTGGGTCAAGTCGCAGGGCGCAATCTCGCAGCCGTGCCCGATTTCCTCGGCAGCCGCTTTCAACACGTTTTCGCGACGTCCCGCGATCGCGACATTGGCGCCGCTCTGCGCAAGGCAAGATGCGATAGCGCGGCCCAAGCCAGTGCCTCCGCCAGTGACCAAGGCCCGCTTGCCTTCAAGTCCGTAAATGTCGCTCAGGCTCATGAATTGGCTCCCATATCGATCATAATCTTAAAAGTCTCGTTGCGGTGGGCGTTCCAATAGTCCAGTGCCTGATCGGCGTTAGACCATGGAAAAACTTTGGAGATCAGCTTGTCCGCGACCTGCGGTTGCCCTTGGAGATAGTCGATCACAGCCTCAAAATCCGCGCGTGTCGCGTTGCGCGATCCACAGATGTCCAATTCCTTGAGGTTGAACAGCGTCGTGTCATAGCTGACCTCGGCCTTGGCGTAGCCCACATAGACCACGCGGCCGGAAAATGGAGCAAGGTCGATGGCAGAGCGGAACGTGGCAGGCAACCCAACCGCCTCGATAACGACGTCCGGGCCAGCGCCTCCCGTGAGGTCGTCCAGCCGTGCCGCGATATCCTCGTCGTTGGGATTGATGATGGCCTCTACGCCGAGGCCTTTAAGCGTCTCGCTTTTGCTGGGGGAAACTTCACTGACGATCGTGCGCGCACCCATGGCCTGTGCGCCCAAAATGGCACCGACGCCGATCATACCACCGCCCAAAACGAGCACCGTATCTTCGGCAGACACCCGCCCCCGCGCCACAGCATGGAAACCCACCGAAAGGGGTTCAACCAGTGCCAAATAGTTCGGCGGCAAGGTGTCGTTCAGGATCAAACGGTCCGCCTTAAGTACGATTTGGCTGCATAAGCCACCGTCTTGTTGCACACCCAGTGTTTTGTTGAATTGGCAGGCATTGACCCGCCCTTTTCTGCAGGACGCGCAGGTGCCGCAGGTCGTATAAGGAATGACAATAGCTCGTTTTCCGATGGCTAAATCCTCAGAAACGCCTGGACCGCGCGCAGCAATTGCCCCTCCGATCTCATGACCCGGAATACGGGGCAATTGAACCAAAGGATTAAGCCCGTTGTATGTGTTCAGATCGCTGCCACACAGTCCGACGTAATGGACATCCAGCAGCACATCACCAGCTCCAAGAGTGGGCGCGAGATCACCTTCGCGGAATTCAGAATGTCCGATTTTGTCGATGACGAGAGATTGCATTATTGGGCTTTCATGTTTGAGGTTTGACAGGCAGGCGTGTGCCCGCCTGTCAGATGTTGTGTTATTGGAACTCAGCGACGTTATCGGCTGTGATCAAAATACCGGCGATTGGCACCAGAGCGGGCGCTTCTTCGCCTTTGATGAGGTTAAGAAGGTTTTGGACCGACTGAACGCCCATTTGGGTGTTGTCCTGCTTGATTGTCGCGGACTGTTCACCTTCTGAGATTGCGACCAAATTTGCAGGGTTGCCATCGAAACCGACAATCACGAGATCATCAAGTTTGCCAAGCGCATCAGCTGCGGACACAGCAGCAAGCGCACCCGGATCCCAAGCCGAGAAGATGGCTTTGATGTCTGGGTTAGACTGCAAGAAGTTTGTGGTCGTCTCAAACGCACAGGCATCTTGCCAATCACAGATCTGGAAGATGACTTCGTGACCAGCGGCTTCAGCAGCGATCAAAACGCCATCACGACGTGCATTGCCTGTTTGGTGCCCAGCGGAACCGCCAAGGATCAGAACCGTGCCTTCGCCGCCAAGCTCGCCGACAATGTAGTCGCCTGCAATACTAGCAGCCGCAAGGTTGTCAGTCTGCACCAGGCTCGCGACATGTGAATGGTCGATACCCGTGTCCACGGCCACAACAGGGATGCCAGCTGTCGCTGCATTGTCGAGCGATGAGTCGAACGCGCGGTTGTCGACTGAGCCGATGATGATACCGTCAACGCCCATGTCGATGGCGCGATCAACGGCATCTTTTTGGGCGGCGGCGTCAGGGGACGACGCGGTCATATCGATGAATTCAACACCTTGGCGTTCTGCCTCTTCACTGGCAGCGTTCGCAACGCCGATCCAGAACGTGTTGTCTGTCGAATAGCCCGTGTATGCGATACGCAGATCTGCGGCGATGGCAGCACTGCTCATGCCAAGCACCAGAGCGGCGGCCGTTGCGGCGGTTTTAAGTTTAATAGTCATTTAGTCCTCCCAGTTTAAGAATTGGCCCGTTTTGAGCCTGTTATTGCGCAGTGAAAGATCACCGTGCCGATCGTCGCCAGACATCCCAGTAGACAGCCATGATGATAATCGCCCCGATTGCGATGCGCTGGTATGAAGTGCCGATGCCCATATATGACAGACCGACAATGATGGTTTGCATGATGAGCATGCCCAAAAGCGTCTTACCGACGCCGCCCCGTCCGCCGAACAGGCTGGTGCCGCCGATAACAACCGCAGCGATGGCATAAAGCTCATAGCTTTGACCGCGTGCGGGCATGGCGAAGTTCAGCTTTGACACTTCGATGACGGCAGCGAGACCTGCCAAAAGACCGCCAAGCATGTAATAATAAATCCGGCTTTTCG from Parasedimentitalea psychrophila harbors:
- a CDS encoding SDR family NAD(P)-dependent oxidoreductase; this translates as MGRAIASCLAQSGANVAIAGRRENVLKAAAEEIGHGCEIAPCDLTQMDAIAAFEADLGPVDILVNNAGNTLKKPFEDQTMADFDQVFDVHVRGALELSRHVIRRMLAEERGGTVQFLSSMTAYIGQPMVSGYTISKTAINGVVRGLSAEFAARGIRVNGVAPGWIDTDIYRNATKGDPARQQKIMSRIPMGHLGQPEDIGWCCAFLASPAARYINGQVVLVDGGGATGF
- a CDS encoding sugar ABC transporter substrate-binding protein, whose protein sequence is MSSAAIAADLRIAYTGYSTDNTFWIGVANAASEEAERQGVEFIDMTASSPDAAAQKDAVDRAIDMGVDGIIIGSVDNRAFDSSLDNAATAGIPVVAVDTGIDHSHVASLVQTDNLAAASIAGDYIVGELGGEGTVLILGGSAGHQTGNARRDGVLIAAEAAGHEVIFQICDWQDACAFETTTNFLQSNPDIKAIFSAWDPGALAAVSAADALGKLDDLVIVGFDGNPANLVAISEGEQSATIKQDNTQMGVQSVQNLLNLIKGEEAPALVPIAGILITADNVAEFQ
- a CDS encoding GntR family transcriptional regulator, which codes for MSRTSSTYNQGYNRALDLVCETELGGDLPTETALSRRWDVSRTTVRGILNGLQAANIIRWTGRSKTVLRKPKANEYFPEEETASNVERLSSLFMEYIFAGELVPGEAIIESELAKHFEVNSTVVREFLIRFSRFGLIEKKPNRHWILNGFTRDFAEELFTVREMFEHQAFLQFLGAGPDEHHKAICLKPEHTLLLQNMERDFLQFPRLDEKFHRIWIDGFGNRFVRDFFELVSLVFHYHYRWNKIDEMERNHDAAEQHLKIIAALETGDLDKTEAAFREHLTHAKETLFASVSWDVKKQTSGSA
- a CDS encoding zinc-binding alcohol dehydrogenase family protein, whose protein sequence is MQSLVIDKIGHSEFREGDLAPTLGAGDVLLDVHYVGLCGSDLNTYNGLNPLVQLPRIPGHEIGGAIAARGPGVSEDLAIGKRAIVIPYTTCGTCASCRKGRVNACQFNKTLGVQQDGGLCSQIVLKADRLILNDTLPPNYLALVEPLSVGFHAVARGRVSAEDTVLVLGGGMIGVGAILGAQAMGARTIVSEVSPSKSETLKGLGVEAIINPNDEDIAARLDDLTGGAGPDVVIEAVGLPATFRSAIDLAPFSGRVVYVGYAKAEVSYDTTLFNLKELDICGSRNATRADFEAVIDYLQGQPQVADKLISKVFPWSNADQALDYWNAHRNETFKIMIDMGANS